In the Brevundimonas sp. LM2 genome, TCGGCGCGGTAGCCTGGATGGCGGGCGTCTTCGGCCTGCCGGAAGGCACCAGCTGGCTGTTCTTCGCCGGTCTCGCGGGCGTGCTCTATGCCGCCTTCGGCTGGTGGTCGGACGTGATCAAGGAAAGCCGCCGCGGCGACCACACCCCGGTCGTCTCGATCGGTCTGCGCTACGGCATGACGCTGTTCATCGCGTCGGAGGTCATGTTCTTCGCGGCCTTCTTCTGGATGTTCTTCGAGATGGCCGTGTTCAACGAGGCGCGCGCCCACATTCCCGAGATCGGCAACTGGGCCGACACCGCCGCCGCCTGGTCGACCTGGCCGCCCAAGGGCGTCGAGGTGCTGGACGCCTGGCAGCTGCCCCTGCTGAACACCGTCATCCTGCTGCTCAGCGGCACGACGGTCACCTGGGCCCACCATGCGCTGCAGGTCGGCGACCGTCAGGGCGCGCGGCTGGGGCTGATCATCACCGTGATCCTCGGCGCCATCTTCACGACCGTCCAGGTCATCGAATACCAGCACATCCTGCATGAGAATCTGTTCTTCAACGAGGAAGCCATCAACTCGGGCCTGTATGGTTCGATCTTCTTCATGGCGACGGGCTTCCACGGCTTCCACGTCCTGCTGGGCACCATCTTCCTCGTGGTCTGCCTGGGCCGCCTGCTGGCCGGTCAGCTGACCCCCCAGAAGCATTTCGGCTTCGAGGCGGCGGCCTGGTACTGGCATTTCGTAGACGTGGTCTGGCTGTTCCTCTTCGCCTTCGTCTATGTGACGTTCGGCTAAGGACGCATTGACCGGCGCTCCGCTCGAACCCGAAGCGACCCAGCCGGCGCGTATCCATGCGATCCGCGCCGGTTTGCTTTGCCGCTGCCCTCATTGCGGCAAGGGCCGGCTGTTCGCGGGGTTCCTCAAGGTCGTGGACACCTGCGCCGTGTGCGGGTTCGATTTCACGCGATTGAACACCGGCGACGGGGCCGCGATC is a window encoding:
- a CDS encoding cytochrome c oxidase subunit 3 is translated as MDHASPKHDYHLVDPSPWPLISSMATVVMMVGAVAWMAGVFGLPEGTSWLFFAGLAGVLYAAFGWWSDVIKESRRGDHTPVVSIGLRYGMTLFIASEVMFFAAFFWMFFEMAVFNEARAHIPEIGNWADTAAAWSTWPPKGVEVLDAWQLPLLNTVILLLSGTTVTWAHHALQVGDRQGARLGLIITVILGAIFTTVQVIEYQHILHENLFFNEEAINSGLYGSIFFMATGFHGFHVLLGTIFLVVCLGRLLAGQLTPQKHFGFEAAAWYWHFVDVVWLFLFAFVYVTFG